The following are from one region of the Malassezia vespertilionis chromosome 4, complete sequence genome:
- a CDS encoding uncharacterized protein (COG:U; EggNog:ENOG503NV7N; BUSCO:EOG092648U2), with the protein MPMAENEPRPMLRCARDQIITHGPAMYETNATTYLPEGEQSKVGSHIPAAPVCSHMETRQVHQEAKSQDIFDSWRTAQKYNEVGERALESTAAIDTPDMGHMLASAAPRVQQMQNGEPVYEDLIWYNPFVPELPAPIPYAGQPRVRGCLHPGAIFKGTQRNGMNSYQVQAEITNVDMCASTLGGYLKIRGLTKEWPELTTYFESEIVGRDYTFRTGKWNATESDDVKHWSRFPQFSALSQRIGGLDAQYDHLAEPVLFMRWKEQFLVPDHRVRRVNGASFSGFYYMCIAFDTPRRTAAPNPGNIDALQRRDSTLSEDAAMEDAPQLGSCICPPPRSFLPRCEPIERHSTLRGFYFHENSEPYQELALDYLPSLSSGAFALQ; encoded by the exons ATGCCGATGGCCGAGAACGAGCCGCGgccgatgctgcgctgtgcgagAGACCAGATAATTACGCACGGCCCGGCAATGTACGAAACGAATGCCACCACATACTTGCCGGAAGGCGAACAAAGCAAAGTCGGAAGCCACATTCCAGCCGCGCCTGTATGCAGTCATATGGAAACACGACAAGTGCACCAGGAAGCCAAATCGCAAGATATTTTTGACTcttggcgcaccgcacaaAAATATAACGAGGTAGGCGAGCGTGCTCTGGAGAGCACAGCAGCGATCGATACGCCGGATATGGGCCACATGCTTGCATccgcagctcctcgcgTACAGCAAATGCAGAATGGCGAGCCCGTGTATGAGGATCTGATTTGGTACAACCCCTTTGTCCCAGAGTTGCCGGCCCCTATACCATATGCCGGCCAGCCGCGGGTTCGGGGCTGTCTCCATCCCGGCGCTATCTTTAaaggcacgcagcgcaatggGATGAACAGTTATCAAGTGCAGGCAGAAATTACG AATGTGGATATGTGCGCTTCTACACTGGGTGGCTATCTCAAAATCCGCGGCCTGACAAAAGAGTGGCCCGAACTGACCACCTACTTTGAATCCGAGATTGTGGGCCGCGACTATACATTCCGCACAGGAAAGTGGAACGCAACAGAGAGTGACGATGTAAAGCACTGG TCTCGCTTCCCCCAATTCTCTGCCTTGTCGCAGCGCATTGGCGGCTTGGATGCGCAGTACGACCACCTCGCCGAGCCAGTGCTGTTTATGCGCTGGAAAGAACAGTTTCTCGTGCCCGATCATCGCGTACGCCGCGTCAATGGCGCCAGCTTTTCTGGGTTTTACTACATGTGCATTGCATTTGACACGCctcggcgcaccgccgcgccaaaTCCCGGCAAtatcgatgcgctccagcgccgcgataGCACTCTTTCCGAAGACGCGGCGATGGAAGATGCACCGCAGCTAGGCTCGTGTATATGTCCGCCGCCACGCTCTTTTCTCCCAAGATGCGAGCCAAtcgagcggcacagcaCGCTACGTGGGTTCTACTTTCATGAAAATTCCGAACCATACCAGGAGCTTGCACTTGACTACTTGCCATCGCtctccagcggcgcattcgcgCTACAATAG
- the FBA1 gene encoding Fructose-bisphosphate aldolase 1 (EggNog:ENOG503NVQC; BUSCO:EOG092635YY; COG:G), whose product MSSYYFDTIKISYTNVPVTADGIATSEFIDATGGVVGLFDLLGSSAFTVVQNDMNGNIKKVRERLLATGPNVSGTLQLLVKNEGEPGDKKRVATQGLLWLLRGLDFTSKALRRSLDNPDEELSVSFTKAYENSLRQYHSIMVRPLFSLAMKACPYRRDLYAKLGPSETDVKAQLSSWLDALEKIVRDMQHFYDMGLLDIIPAGVVSGKDVYKVFDYARERHFAIPAFNVTTSSVANAALEAARDAKSPVILQLSQGGALYFAGKGLANDKQQGSVAGAVAAAHYIRSVAKSYGVPVILHTDHCAKKLLPWFDGMLEADEKHFKEHGEPLFSSHMLDLSEEPKDENIETCLKYLKRMAPIGIWLEMEIGITGGEEDGVNNEHVHNSALYTQPEDIWDIYRQFSEITPNFSIAAGFGNVHGVYKPGNVSLRPELLREHQDHVKKITGSDKENPVFLVFHGGSGSEKHEISTAVNNGVIKMNVDTDTQWAYLEGIRDFILKNKDYLMTQVGNPEGKDKPNKKFYDPRVWVREGEKTMSKRCIVAFDDLRSSNQL is encoded by the exons ATGTCGTCATACTACTTTGACACCATCAAAATT TCGTATACCAATGTACCCGTGACTGCCGATGGAATCGCGACGTCCGAGTTTATCGATGCCACGGGCGGCGTTGTTGGTCTCTTTGATctgctcggcagcagcgcattcaCGGTCGTGCAGAACGATATGAACGGAAACATCAAA AaagtgcgcgagcgcttgctGGCTACTGGCCCTAACGTCTCTGGtacgctgcagctcctGGTCAAAAACGAAGGCGAGCCGGGTGACAagaagcgcgtcgcaaCCCAAGGTCTTCTGTGGCTTTTGCG GGGCCTGGACTTTACTTCAAAAGCACTCCGCCGCTCGCTGGACAACCCAGACGAGGAGCTGAGTGTGAGTTTTACCAAGGCATATGAAAACAGTTTGCGCCAGTACCACAGTATTATGGTGCGCCCTCTCTTTTCT CTCGCGATGAAGGCATGCCCTTACCGCCGCGATTTGTACGCCAAGCTCGGGCCGTCTGAGACCGATGTCAAGGCGCAGCTTTCCTCATGGCTCGATGCGTTGGAGAAAATTGTGCGTGATATGCAGCACTTTTATGA TATGGGACTTCTCGATATTATTCCCGCCGGCGTTGTTTCTGGCAAGGATGTCTACAAAGTGTTTGACTATGCGCGTGAGCGCCACTTTGCCATCCCTGCATTTAATGTTACC ACCTCTTCGGTAGCAAACGCTGCACTCGAGGCCGCTCGTGATGCAAAGTCGCCCGTCATTTTGCAGCTTTCGCAGGGCGGTGCGCTTTACTTTGCAGGCAAGGGCCTTGCTAACGACAAGCAGCAGGGCTCTGTTGCCGGCGCtgtcgctgccgcgcactACATCCGCTCCGTCGCAAAGAGCTATGGCGTTCCCGTCATTCTCCACACTGACCACTGTGCTAAGAAGCTGCTTCCCTGGTTTGACGGCATGCTTGAAGCCGATGAGAAGCACTTTAaggagcacggcgagcccCTGTTCAGCTCGCACATGCTCGATCTCTCCGAGGAGCCCAAGGATGAGAACATTGAGACTTGCCTCAAGTACCTCAAGCGCATGGCTCCTATAGGCATTTGGCTTGAGATGGAGATTGGTATCACGGGTGGTGAAGAGGACGGTGTGAACAATGAGCATGTTCATAACTCTGCTCTGTATACGCAGCCCGAGGACATTTGGGACATCTACAGGCAGTTTAGCGAGATCACGCCTAACTTCAGCATTGCTGCCGGTTTTGGCAACGTGCACGGTGTGTACAAGCCGGGCAACGTTTCGCTGCGCCCtgagctgctgcgcgagcaccAGGACCATGTCAAGAAGATCACTGGCTCGGACAAGGAGAACCCTGTTTTCCTCGTCTTCCACggtggctctggctctgaGAAGCACGAGATCTCTACTGCTGTCAACAACGGCGTTATCAAGATGAACGTCGACACTGACACGCAGTGGGCCTACCTCGAAGGTATCCGCGACTTTATCTTGAAGAACAAGGACTACCTTATGACTCAGGTCGGCAACCCTGAAGGCAAGGACAAGCCCAACAAGAAGTTTTACGACCCCCGTGTCTGGGTCCGCGAAGGCGAAAAGACGAtgtcgaagcgctgcattgtGGCCTTCGATGACCTTCGCTCGTCGAACCAACTCTAA
- a CDS encoding uncharacterized protein (COG:J; EggNog:ENOG503P4KD) translates to MSFAGAFRPSGAALSGLLWKNPWRLSSTRKTRVRQRLRDVDGVIEAVRASGVECKALARDLQLPSESAMEPRDKYTVFSPRGVNFRKSVHKVPKWTRKTLRVNPRGF, encoded by the exons ATGTCTTTTGCTGGCGCATTTCGGCCCAGTGGCGCTGCACTGAGCGGCCTGTTGTG GAAAAATCCATGGCGTCTTTCTTCCACACGCAAAACGCGTGTACGGCAACGTCTTCGTGATGTCGACGGGGTGATTGAAGCGGTGCGAGCAAGCGGTGTGGAATGCAAAGcactcgcgcgcgatttgcagCTTCCCTCGGAATCTGCCATGGAGCCGCGCGACAAGTACACCGTATTTAGCCCTCGCGGCGTCAACTTCCGCAAGAGTGTGCACAAAGTACCGAAATGGACGCGCAAAACATTGCGTGTGAATCCGCGTGGATTTTAA
- a CDS encoding P-type Ca(2+) transporter (COG:P; EggNog:ENOG503NWN1; TransMembrane:8 (i61-78o84-107i257-278o290-318i747-768o780-799i820-842o918-939i)), whose amino-acid sequence MNAAWTRSGPDVLKAFDTDVRTGLLGVQAAQSLAKYGPNELKEKENTPLWHLILEQFQDQLVIILLASAVISLVLALFENEGSLANALVEPSVIFLILIANATVGVLQERNADQSIQALREYSPEMAIVVRDGETQYIEAARLVPGDVVVLSTGDRVPADCRIVELRSSEVQVDQAILTGESESVYKSLDVVQDPRAVKQDMTNMLFAGTTLVSGSCLAVVVLTGAHTAIGDIHAEIDQDTESKTPLQEKLDEFGDVLAKAIMVICILVWVVNIGNFFDPIHHGWVRGAVYYFKIAVALAVAAIPEGLAAVITACLALGTQKMAQRNAIVRHLPSVETLGSTSVICSDKTGTLTTNQMSVKRVVLASDLDHAYTVTGTSFGPEGSFLDLQGKLVSHPNRQGNALHALVETCAVCNDAKISMDAHKQYKAVGQATEAALRTLVEKIGHHDGVKQAHITALSPEMRANGVCSAYVEEHPRLYTYEFTRDRKLMSTMVRQGTNGARLLVKGAPESVLDRCTQVCGGAACKPLDERTRAEIEAQVCEMGKQGLRALAIAVRDDLDATRVPNTVQQFGELEHNLAFVGIVGMRDPPRPEVREAVQACKNAGVRIVVITGDNQRTAEAICSQIGLFDEQGTDKISYTGRDLDIMSDAEKKKMAQHAVLLSRTEPSHKSQMVDLLQAQGQVVAMTGDGVNDAPALKRADIGVAMGTGTDVAKLAADMVLADDNFATIVAAIEEGRSIYNNMQSFIRYLISSNIGEVVSIFLTVLLGMPEALIPVQLLWVNLVTDGLPATALGFNPPDGAVMKLKPRRRDEQLISRWLFVRYMLIGTFVGVATVFGYAWWFMFYSNGPRITFYQLTHFHHCATSFPEIGCAMFHDEAARHASTMSLSILVTIEMLNAFNSLSDVDSLLTHSPLKNLWLVGAVMLSMMLHMMILYVPYFRELFSITPLNGKEWTAVFVISFPVLLIDEVCKWLTRRDIAQQGAVKGKKEQ is encoded by the exons ATGAACGCAGCGTGGACCCGATCGGGGCCGGATGTGCTGAAGGCGTTCGATACAGATGTGCGCACAGGATTGCTTGGTGTacaagcagcgcagagTCTTGCGAAATATGGTCCTAACG AACTTAAAGAGAAAGAAAACACTCCTCTTTGGCACCTGATCCTGGAGCAATTCCAGGACCAGCTAGTAATTATTTTGCTTGCATCTGCAGTGATTTCTCTCGTGCTTGCGTTGTTCGAAAATGAGGGAAGTTTGGCAAACGCGCTGGTTGAACCCAGCGTAATTTTCTTGATCCTCATTGCGAACGCCACTGttggcgtgctgcaggaGCGAAACGCGGATCAATCGATTCAGGCGCTCCGTGAGTACTCCCCTGAAATGGCCATtgttgtgcgcgacggcgagaCGCAGTACATCGAGGCTGCTCGCCTTGTGCCTGGCGACGTTGTCGTTCTTTCTACGGGCGACCGCGTCCCTGCGGATTGTCGCATTGTCGAGTTGCGCTCAAGTGAAGTTCAGGTTGACCAGGCGATCCTCACTGGCGAGTCAGAGAGCGTGTACAAGTCGCTGGACGTTGTGCAAGACCCTCGCGCCGTGAAACAGGACATGACAAACATGCTGTTTGCCGGCACGACGCTTGTTTCCGGGTCTTGTCTTGCCGTTGTGGTCCTCACTGGTGCACATACGGCTATTGGCGACATCCATGCCGAGATTGACCAGGACACCGAGTCCAAGACCCCTCTGCAAGAGAAATTGGACGAGTTTGGCGACGTGCTGGCCAAGGCGATTATGGTGATTTGTATCCTGGTCTGGGTCGTGAACATTGGCAACTTTTTCGATCCCATCCACCATGGCTGGGTACGTGGCGCCGTGTACTACTTTAAAATTGCCGTCGCCCTCGCAGTTGCTGCCATTCCCGAAGGACTGGCCGCTGTCATCACAGCGTgtcttgcgctcggcacccAGAAAATGGCTCAGCGCAATGCGATTGTGCGCCATCTTCCCAGTGTAGAGACGCTCGGCTCCACAAGCGTCATTTGCTCGGACAAGACGGGCACACTCACGACGAACCAAATGAGCGTCAAGCGTGTTGTACTGGCATCCGACTTGGACCATGCATATACGGTGACGGGCACGAGCTTTGGTCCCGAAGGGTCGTTTTTGGACTTGCAAGGAAAGCTGGTGAGTCACCCAAACCGCCAAGGaaatgcactgcacgcgctcgtcgagaCGTGTGCCGTGTGCAACGACGCAAAGATCTCCATGGACGCGCACAAGCAGTACAAGGCCGTTGGTCAGGCAACcgaggctgcgctgcgcaccttggTGGAAAAGATCGGCCACCACGACGGCGTAAAGCAGGCGCACATCACCGCCCTCTCGCcggaaatgcgcgcaaacggcgtGTGCTCTGCGTACGTCGAGGAGCATCCGCGCCTCTACACGTACGAATTCACGCGCGACCGCAAACTCATGTCGACCATGGTCCGCCAAGGGACCAATGGTGCGCGCCTCCTTGTCAAAGGGGCGCCTGAATCGGTGCTGGACCGCTGCACACAGGtatgcggcggcgcggcgtgcaagccTCTGGacgagcgcacgcgtgcaGAGATCGAAGCGCAGGTGTGCGAAATGGGCAAACAAGGACTGCGTGCACTGGCAATTGCCGTGCGTGATGATCTCGACGCTACGCGTGTCCCCAACACGGTGCAGCAATTtggcgagctcgagcacaACCTTGCCTTTGTCGGCATTGTCGGCATGCGCGATCCTCCGCGCCCGGAAGTGCGCGAGGCTGTGCAGGCTTGCAAGAATGCCGGCGTCCGCATCGTTGTCATCACGGGCGACAACCAGCGAACGGCCGAAGCCATCTGCAGTCAGATTGGCTTGTTTGACGAGCAAGGTACGGACAAGATTTCCTACACGGGCCGCGACCTCGACATTATGAGCGACGCTGAAAAGAAGAAgatggcgcagcacgctgTGTTGCTTTCGCGCACAGAGCCATCGCACAAGAGCCAAATGGTAGACCTCTTGCAGGCACAAGGCCAAGTCGTTGCCATGACTGGTGACGGTGTCAACGACGCGCCTGCCCTGAAACGTGCAGATATCGGCGTTGCAATGGGCACTGGCACCGATGTTGCGAAGCTCGCTGCGGATATGGTGCTGGCCGACGACAATTTTGCGACGATTGTCGCGGCGATTGAGGAAGGCCGCAGCATTTACAACAATATGCAGTCTTTTATCCGCTACCTGATCTCGTCCAACATTGGCGAGGTGGTCAGTATTTTCCTGACCGTGCTCCTGGGCATGCCCGAGGCGCTGATTCCTGTGCAGCTTCTCTGGGTCAATCTGGTCACCGATGGCTTGCCGGCCACCGCGCTTGGCTTCAATCCCCCTGACGGCGCTGTGATGAAGCTgaagccgcgccgccgcgacgagcagctcatTTCTCGGTGGCTGTTTGTTCGGTACATGCTGATTGGCACGTTTGTGGGTGTGGCTACCGTGTTTGGCTATGCGTGGTGGTTCATGTTTTACAGCAATGGGCCGCGCATTACCTTTTACCAGCTCACCCACTTCCACCACTGTGCCACGTCTTTTCCCGAGATTGGTTGTGCCATGTTTCACgacgaagcggcgcgccatgcgtcGACAATGAGCTTGAGCATTTTGGTCACGATCGAGATGCTGAATGCCTTTAACTCGCTTTCGGATGTGGATAGTCTGCTCACACACTCGCCTCTCAAGAACCTTTGGCTGGTCGGTGCTGTGATGTTGTCCATGATGCTGCACATGATGATTCTCTACGTGCCCTACTTCCGTGAACTCTTTTCGATCACGCCGCTGAATGGGAAAGAATGGACCGCAGTGTTTGTTATTTCTTTCCCGGTGCTGCTGATTGACGAAGTGTGCAAATGGCTCACGCGGCGGGATATTGCACAGCAGGGTGCAGTCAAGGGTAAAAAGGAGCAGTAA
- a CDS encoding uncharacterized protein (EggNog:ENOG503P25K) yields MASSQLFDLNQLAGMPTGLPTEEWQNSAHGIDLHKHAPGASAFEPPAMHPDMNSKLLSDVQAVFHSASGVSGLDVTGGAHAVPQPAIRVNVPLTESAETPTPPGAHTADNVHLPSRRESFAVQSQTPLLSDSDSPQVMSPTGNMHLAFSPTMADPCASMDSDRLVNDIQTKIDDLAAKAADARVLFHGGQYEKCSRNLSEVQRQLKTIGEIGAKGLSMVAEQQQKKKNGGACPSHDQEKMLYTTAYFSTLQETGETRKRPMPSDLSSEFSVKTLRGTDRQGVHTPQSVPLEHCASHEATSMFGPQSVHSPIYEQIRLLQQSQASSLPAQTPLSFGEAGLLSSNGEKSSTPLLKNPASPLSASPVPRECVPALQQAESAPLAMSANEALQLALDANGLGTPKAWNEQQLDGIQDQSLFSVDAGQDDALMHNVVSANEQANMDEPADGYPFMDRSSSAAEIPPALRTELEEAFLVFLNALCSNLDAKDDRGELIHQTLMPKKMARLDECPGFRPFKFRIQAFTNAFQSELHRRGLCDEECSIKRIKHFLWTHPYISRYNEDGRKAKSKGNHIWNVDAKKVPEGGWVFRTFLPKISGASSKVAHVNERWTWSLRIWDPQMSSSSIKVAYSVNKLPSWLSWADGENLLTGIPTSTEQGGEVSVTALYVHLGQLHRLEHSFFLQVLPNHDGTMLVPSKDLEMEGAQPSMLLMPPAPGTTGHTMQNTAPVGAPQTPLERESIKYDVVEPSQAPGMLSSFAYPFTPPVYMEKHASMEKTILSANTDSIAPPSQQFGMQPNILAPSQPMAQQAVFHGGAPMEKAPTEGENLGSPYPSLHQELMGEDALNMQQMWNTIERRQQEHVASFMLSLPARRPSFSVSEHQGQSTPMSNMPSDFESSLPELHNNTA; encoded by the coding sequence ATGGCGTCGTCCCAGCTCTTTGATTTGAATCAGCTCGCTGGGATGCCGACTGGATTGCCGACAGAAGAATGGCAGAATTCGGCACATGGCATAGACCTGCACAAACATGCGCCGGGCGCGTCCGCGTTTGAGCCGCCGGCAATGCATCCCGACATGAATTCAAAGCTTTTGTCTGATGTTCAAGCGGTATTTCACTCCGCATCGGGCGTCTCGGGCCTGGACGTCACAGGCGGCGCTCACGCCGTTCCCCAGCCGGCAATCCGCGTAAACGTTCCACTCACAGAGAGCGCAGAAACACCGACACCGCCAGGGGCACATACAGCAGACAATGTGCATCTCCCTAGCAGGAGAGAAAGCTTTGCCGTGCAATCACAGACGCCCCTTCTTTCCGACTCCGACTCGCCACAAGTCATGAGTCCCACGGGCAATATGCACCTTGCATTTTCCCCAACGATGGCTGATCCATGTGCGTCAATGGATTCCGACCGTCTCGTGAACGATATCCAAACCAAGATAGACGACCTTGCCGCGAAAGCAGCCGATGCCCGCGTTCTTTTTCACGGTGGACAGTACGAAAAGTGCAGCCGGAATTTGAGCGAGGTGCAGCGACAGCTCAAAACGATTGGAGAGATTGGTGCTAAAGGTCTTTCCATGGTAGcagagcagcagcagaaGAAGAAAAACGGCGGTGCATGCCCCTCACACGACCAAGAGAAAATGCTTTACACGACCGCTTACTTTAGCACGCTCCAGGAAACTGGAGAAACACGCAAGCGGCCAATGCCCTCTGATTTATCGAGCGAATTTTCTGTAAAAACATTGCGGGGCACTGATCGCCAAGGGGTGCATACACCACAAAGCGTCCCGCTGGAACACTGTGCATCGCACGAAGCGACGAGCATGTTTGGGCCGCAGTCCGTCCACTCGCCCATCTACGAACAAATTCGATTGCTACAGCAGTCGCAAGCTTCGTCGCTTCCGGCCCAAACGCCTCTTTCTTTTGGCGAAGCGGGCTTACTGAGCTCCAATGGAGAGAAGAGTAGCACACCTTTGCTCAAAAACCCGGCAAGTCCACTGAGCGCAAGTCCCGTGCCTAGAGAATgcgtgcctgcgctgcagcaagccgaaagcgcgccgctggccaTGTCTGCcaacgaggcgctccagctTGCCCTCGATGCCAACGGTCTTGGCACGCCAAAAGCGTGGAacgagcagcagctggaCGGGATACAAGACCAGTCGTTATTTTCCGTGGATGCGGGACAGGACGATGCGCTTATGCACAATGTCGTCAGTGCCAACGAGCAGGCAAACATGGACGAGCCTGCGGATGGGTACCCATTTATGGACCGCTCGAGTTCAGCCGCTGAAATTCCGCCGGCCTTGCGTACCGAATTGGAGGAGGCTTTTCTTGTATTTCTCAACGCACTGTGCTCCAATCTTGACGCCAAAGACGACCGCGGCGAGCTGATCCACCAAACACTGATGCCCAAGAAAATGGCGCGTCTCGACGAGTGCCCTGGCTTTCGCCCATTCAAGTTCCGCATCCAAGCGTTTACAAATGCGTTCCAGTCGGAACTGCACCGCCGGGGGCTGTGCGACGAAGAATGCAGCATCAAGCGCATCAAGCACTTTCTCTGGACACACCCCTACATTTCGCGGTACAATGAGGACGGGCGCAAAGCGAAGTCCAAAGGTAACCATATTTGGAACGTGGATGCAAAAAAGGTGCCGGAAGGAGGCTGGGTCTTTCGCACCTTTTTGCCCAAAATCTCTGGCGCCTCGAGCAAAGTTGCACATGTAAACGAGCGGTGGACGTGGAGTTTGCGCATTTGGGACCCCCAAATGTCTTCGAGCAGTATCAAGGTGGCCTACTCGGTCAACAAACTTCCTTCATGGCTGTCATGGGCGGACGGAGAAAATTTGCTCACTGGGATTCCCACAAGCACCGAGCAGGGCGGAGAAGTGAGTGTTACGGCGCTCTATGTACACTTGGGGCAGTTGCACCGTCTGGAACACTCTTTCTTTCTTCAGGTACTTCCAAATCACGACGGCACTATGCTGGTGCCGAGCAAGGATCTCGAGATGGAAGGTGCGCAGCCGTCGATGCTGTTGATGCCACCTGCTCCAGGCACAACTGGCCATACCATGCAAAATACAGCGCCGGTCGGCGCCCCACAAACTCCCCTGGAGCGCGAATCGATCAAGTACGATGTCGTGGAGCCATCTCAGGCGCCAGGAATGTTATCGTCGTTTGCCTACCCATTCACGCCGCCGGTGTACATGGAAAAACATGCCAGCATGGAGAAGACGATCTTGTCTGCGAATACGGATTCGATCGCACCGCCCTCGCAGCAATTTGGGATGCAGCCAAACATACTGGCGCCATCGCAGCCGATGGCACAGCAAGCCGTCTTCCACGGCGGAGCCCCTATGGAAAAAGCACCGACCGAAGGAGAGAATTTGGGCTCGCCGTACCCAAGTCTTCACCAGGAATTGATGGGCGAAGATGCTTTGAATATGCAGCAAATGTGGAATACAATTGAGCGCAGGCAGCAGGAGCATGTTGCGTCGTTTATGTTGTCGCTCccagcacgccgcccaTCATTTAGCGTCAGCGAGCACCAGGGGCAAAGCACGCCGATGTCCAACATGCCTAGCGACTTTGAATCATCGCTCCCGGAGCTGCATAACAATACAGCATGA